A DNA window from Haliovirga abyssi contains the following coding sequences:
- the lspA gene encoding signal peptidase II, whose product MIVNVIFIILAVLLDQITKFFVLTKMKPGESIPIIKNFFHITFVQNKGVAFGMLYGHVGVLVFVGLIAIVGIILYFHKKGEEYSILSRIGFIFIMSGAIGNFIDRVFRGFVIDFIDFRGIWVYIFNLADVWINIGVFFILIEYFFEKEKAEKEESK is encoded by the coding sequence ATGATTGTAAATGTTATTTTTATAATTTTAGCAGTATTATTAGATCAAATTACAAAATTTTTTGTTTTAACAAAAATGAAACCTGGAGAGTCTATTCCGATTATTAAAAATTTTTTTCACATAACATTTGTACAAAATAAAGGAGTAGCTTTTGGAATGCTTTATGGACATGTAGGGGTTTTGGTTTTTGTTGGATTAATTGCAATTGTTGGAATTATATTATATTTTCATAAAAAAGGTGAAGAATATTCTATACTTTCAAGGATAGGTTTTATATTCATAATGAGTGGAGCTATTGGGAATTTTATAGATAGAGTATTTAGAGGCTTTGTAATAGATTTTATTGATTTTAGAGGTATATGGGTCTATATATTTAATTTAGCAGATGTATGGATAAATATTGGAGTATTTTTTATATTAATAGAATATTTTTTCGAAAAAGAAAAAGCAGAGAAGGAGGAAAGTAAATGA
- a CDS encoding ATP-dependent helicase: MSILDGLNEEQRMAAETLDGPVLILAGAGSGKTRTITYRVAHMIKEKNISPYDILAVTFTNKAAKEMRERVESLVGEDSGKIQISTFHAFGVKLLRIYGKHVGYDSNFNIYDSDDQKRVIKSILKKLNMDNDGLKPSAILSKISKLKEEGIFPLEYEKMAIDYYSKKILSIYIEYQKALKENNAFDFSDILVYTNELLNNKEILEKLQNRYKYIMVDEYQDTNKTQYNIITKIAAKNKNLCVVGDEDQSIYGFRGADIRNILNFEKDYKDATVIKLEKNYRSTNIILSTANALIKNNETSRGKNLWTDREGGELISVYEAETAGEEAYHVSNEIKKIVDVVGGYKNIAILYRTNAQSRLFEESFIKAKIPYKIFGGVQFYQRKEIKDIISYLNVVNNTADNFSIRRIINVPSRGIGEKTIKRLEEYREDMNVPLFYAIKNVDNISTITPKARIALKKLYSIFEDLINLSKEETVTDLIDTLLERTKILDTFKLNNEDERVKNIYELRNGIQELEKENGYIGLGDYLENIALSANTDNMDESDDYVKLMTVHNSKGLEFPVIFMVGAEEELFPSLRENTEEELEEERRLCYVAVTRAKDRLYITYSRTRATFGNSSFMRVPSRFIGEMPEKNLNNEKVYMNSNGYKNDSTKVASELNAKIEKNKKKKKKFKGDYAVGDYVIHKKFGEGKVKGIDINRVDIYFPGHGDKKFPTKIASKFLSKS; encoded by the coding sequence ATGAGTATATTGGATGGATTGAATGAAGAGCAACGAATGGCAGCAGAAACATTAGATGGACCTGTTTTGATTTTAGCAGGAGCAGGAAGTGGAAAAACTAGGACAATAACATATAGAGTTGCACATATGATAAAAGAAAAAAATATATCTCCATATGATATTCTAGCGGTAACATTTACTAATAAAGCAGCAAAAGAGATGCGAGAAAGGGTAGAATCTTTAGTTGGAGAAGATTCTGGAAAAATTCAAATTTCGACATTTCATGCTTTTGGTGTGAAATTACTTAGAATTTATGGAAAACACGTTGGATATGATAGCAATTTTAATATTTATGATTCTGATGATCAAAAGAGAGTTATAAAAAGTATATTAAAGAAATTAAATATGGATAACGATGGATTGAAACCATCAGCAATATTATCTAAAATATCAAAATTAAAAGAAGAAGGGATATTCCCTTTAGAATATGAAAAAATGGCAATTGATTATTATAGTAAAAAAATATTATCAATTTATATAGAATATCAAAAAGCATTAAAAGAAAATAACGCATTTGATTTTTCTGATATCTTGGTATACACAAATGAGTTATTAAATAACAAAGAAATATTAGAAAAATTGCAAAATAGATACAAATATATTATGGTAGATGAATATCAAGATACAAATAAAACACAATATAATATTATAACAAAAATTGCTGCTAAAAATAAAAATTTATGCGTAGTTGGAGATGAAGATCAAAGCATTTATGGATTTAGAGGAGCAGACATAAGAAATATATTAAATTTTGAAAAGGATTATAAAGACGCAACAGTTATTAAGTTAGAAAAAAATTATAGATCTACAAATATAATATTAAGTACTGCAAATGCTTTAATAAAAAATAATGAAACTTCAAGAGGAAAAAACCTTTGGACAGATAGAGAAGGCGGAGAATTAATTTCTGTATATGAAGCAGAAACTGCAGGAGAAGAAGCATATCATGTATCTAATGAAATAAAAAAAATAGTTGATGTGGTAGGTGGATATAAAAATATTGCAATATTATATAGAACAAATGCTCAATCAAGACTATTTGAAGAATCATTTATAAAAGCTAAAATACCATATAAAATTTTTGGTGGAGTTCAATTTTATCAAAGAAAAGAGATAAAAGATATAATATCTTATTTGAATGTGGTAAATAATACAGCTGACAATTTTAGTATTAGAAGAATTATAAATGTTCCTTCAAGAGGTATTGGAGAAAAAACAATTAAAAGATTGGAAGAATATAGAGAAGATATGAATGTACCTCTATTTTATGCAATAAAAAATGTGGATAATATTTCAACAATAACTCCAAAAGCAAGAATTGCATTAAAAAAACTTTATTCTATATTCGAAGATTTAATAAATTTATCTAAAGAAGAGACAGTTACTGATTTAATAGATACTTTATTAGAAAGAACAAAAATTTTAGATACTTTTAAATTAAATAATGAAGATGAAAGAGTTAAAAATATATATGAATTAAGAAATGGTATTCAAGAATTAGAAAAAGAAAATGGATATATTGGATTAGGAGATTATCTTGAAAATATAGCGTTGTCTGCAAATACAGATAATATGGATGAAAGTGATGACTATGTCAAATTAATGACTGTACACAATTCAAAAGGGTTAGAGTTCCCTGTTATCTTTATGGTTGGGGCAGAGGAAGAACTATTTCCATCTTTAAGAGAAAATACAGAAGAAGAGCTAGAAGAGGAAAGAAGGCTTTGTTATGTGGCAGTAACTAGAGCAAAAGATAGATTATATATAACTTACTCTAGGACAAGAGCCACTTTTGGAAATTCAAGCTTTATGAGAGTTCCATCTAGATTTATAGGAGAAATGCCAGAGAAAAATCTAAATAATGAAAAAGTATATATGAATTCTAATGGATATAAAAATGATAGTACAAAAGTTGCTTCTGAATTAAATGCTAAGATAGAAAAGAATAAGAAAAAGAAGAAAAAATTTAAAGGTGATTATGCTGTTGGAGATTACGTTATTCATAAAAAATTTGGAGAAGGAAAAGTAAAAGGAATAGATATAAATAGAGTTGATATATATTTTCCAGGACATGGAGATAAGAAATTTCCAACAAAAATAGCTTCCAAATTTTTATCAAAATCTTAG
- the ileS gene encoding isoleucine--tRNA ligase, translating to MDKKDYGSTLNLPKTGFKMKANLPHKEPEILKYWENEKIYEKSLEGKELEFILHDGPPYANGNIHIGHALNKILKDIILKYKRLRGYKAPYVPGWDTHGLPIELQVTKKLGSKVKDMSELEIRDKCKDHALKFVDKQKEDFKRLGVLGEWDDPYLTLNPKFEAKQLEVFADLYENNYIFKGLKPIHWCPSCQTALAEAEIEYQDIGSPSIYVKFEVKDDLNSKFNLGLSEDEKVSVVIWTTTPWTLPGNIAISIHPRFEYVFVKTSKGILILAKGMLEQSMAEMEISDYEIIKEVIGSELEYVKCAHPFLGRDSLVILGEHVTLEAGTGCVHTAPGHGQDDYVVGTKYKLPIISPITNKGVLTEDAGEFAGLYYSKANVAIIEHLEKTGHLLKTKEIEHSYPHCWRCKNPVIFRATEQWFVKVEDSDLREKALKALDDVEFIPEWGRNRITSMVEGRPDWCISRQRIWGVPIPAFYCESCNEEIVSKETVLKVAEKVKEEGTNAWIKYTPEELLGDLAKCPKCGGTHLRKESNIMDVWFDSGSSHRAVLEVRDNLKWPADLYLEGSDQHRGWFQTSLLTSVGTKGAAPYKKVLTHGFVNDGKGLKMSKSTGNVVAPQEIINKYGSDILRLWCASVDYRDDVRISDNILKQMAESYRRIRNTARYILGNINDFEPSTDKVEYSNMPEIDKWALNKLERLKRKVTENYEKYEFYNLFYDIHYFASVYMSSFYLDILKDRLYVSSKNSEARRAAQTVMFEILTTLTKLISPVLTFTAEEIWKILPENLKEKESILLEDWITENDIYLNDELDEKWEKLIELRGSVNKVLEAARRDKVIGHSLNAEVILYSDDEKYKELLKENYDRLEDIFIVSKVTIVESKIEGMTKTEEIENLYVKADKAPGEKCERCWKYSEELGKDEEHPTLCPRCTDVINEG from the coding sequence ATGGATAAAAAAGATTATGGAAGTACACTAAATTTGCCGAAAACAGGATTTAAAATGAAAGCAAATTTACCTCATAAAGAGCCGGAGATATTAAAGTATTGGGAGAATGAAAAAATTTATGAAAAAAGTTTAGAAGGTAAGGAATTGGAATTCATATTACACGATGGGCCTCCATATGCTAATGGGAATATTCATATAGGTCATGCACTAAATAAAATTTTAAAAGATATTATTTTGAAATATAAAAGATTAAGAGGATATAAAGCTCCATATGTTCCTGGATGGGATACTCATGGATTGCCAATAGAATTACAAGTAACTAAAAAATTAGGGTCAAAAGTAAAAGATATGTCAGAATTAGAAATAAGAGATAAATGTAAAGATCACGCTCTTAAATTTGTAGATAAACAAAAAGAAGATTTCAAAAGATTAGGAGTGTTAGGAGAATGGGATGATCCATATTTAACTTTAAATCCTAAATTTGAAGCAAAACAATTAGAGGTATTTGCTGATCTATATGAAAATAATTATATATTTAAAGGATTAAAACCTATACATTGGTGTCCTAGTTGTCAAACAGCATTAGCAGAAGCGGAGATAGAATATCAAGATATTGGTTCTCCATCTATTTATGTAAAATTTGAAGTAAAAGATGATTTAAACAGCAAATTTAATTTAGGATTATCAGAAGATGAAAAAGTATCAGTAGTTATATGGACTACAACTCCTTGGACATTACCAGGTAATATTGCAATATCGATACATCCTAGATTTGAATATGTTTTTGTAAAAACTTCAAAAGGTATTTTAATATTAGCAAAAGGTATGTTAGAACAATCAATGGCAGAAATGGAAATAAGCGACTATGAAATTATAAAAGAGGTAATTGGAAGTGAACTGGAATATGTAAAATGTGCACATCCATTTTTAGGAAGAGACTCTTTAGTAATATTAGGAGAACATGTAACATTAGAAGCTGGTACAGGTTGTGTACATACTGCTCCTGGACATGGACAAGATGATTATGTAGTTGGTACGAAATATAAATTGCCAATAATATCACCTATAACAAATAAAGGAGTTTTAACTGAAGATGCTGGAGAATTTGCAGGGCTTTATTATTCAAAAGCAAATGTGGCAATAATAGAGCATTTAGAAAAAACAGGGCATTTATTAAAAACAAAAGAGATTGAACATTCATATCCACATTGTTGGAGATGTAAAAATCCTGTAATATTTAGGGCAACAGAACAATGGTTTGTAAAAGTTGAAGATAGTGATTTAAGAGAAAAAGCTTTAAAAGCTTTAGATGATGTAGAATTTATCCCAGAATGGGGAAGAAATAGAATTACTTCAATGGTAGAAGGAAGACCTGACTGGTGTATCTCAAGACAAAGAATTTGGGGAGTTCCAATTCCAGCATTTTATTGCGAATCTTGTAATGAAGAGATTGTATCAAAAGAAACAGTCTTAAAAGTAGCTGAAAAAGTAAAAGAAGAGGGAACTAATGCTTGGATAAAATATACTCCTGAAGAACTATTAGGAGATTTAGCTAAATGTCCTAAATGTGGTGGAACACATTTGAGAAAAGAGAGCAATATTATGGATGTTTGGTTTGATTCTGGATCAAGTCATAGAGCGGTATTAGAAGTTAGAGATAATTTAAAATGGCCTGCTGATCTATATTTAGAAGGAAGTGACCAACATAGAGGATGGTTCCAAACTTCATTATTGACTTCTGTTGGGACAAAAGGCGCTGCACCATATAAAAAAGTTCTTACTCATGGATTTGTAAACGATGGAAAAGGGCTGAAAATGAGTAAATCAACAGGTAATGTTGTTGCACCACAGGAAATAATTAATAAATATGGCTCTGATATATTGAGATTATGGTGTGCTTCAGTTGATTATAGAGATGATGTTAGAATCTCTGATAATATATTAAAACAAATGGCAGAATCTTATAGAAGAATTAGAAATACTGCAAGATATATTTTAGGAAATATTAATGATTTTGAGCCTAGTACAGATAAAGTTGAATATTCTAATATGCCAGAAATCGATAAATGGGCATTGAATAAACTTGAAAGATTAAAAAGAAAAGTTACAGAAAATTATGAAAAATATGAATTTTATAATTTATTTTATGACATTCATTATTTTGCATCAGTATATATGAGCTCGTTCTATTTAGATATATTAAAAGATAGATTGTATGTATCATCTAAAAATTCAGAAGCAAGAAGAGCAGCTCAAACAGTGATGTTTGAAATATTAACTACATTAACTAAATTGATTTCTCCTGTATTAACATTTACAGCAGAAGAAATCTGGAAAATATTGCCAGAAAATCTTAAAGAAAAAGAGAGTATATTACTTGAAGATTGGATTACAGAAAATGATATATATTTAAATGATGAACTAGATGAAAAATGGGAAAAATTAATAGAATTAAGAGGAAGTGTAAATAAAGTATTAGAAGCAGCAAGAAGAGATAAAGTAATAGGACATTCACTTAATGCAGAAGTTATACTATATAGTGATGATGAAAAATATAAAGAACTTCTAAAAGAAAATTATGATAGATTAGAAGATATATTTATAGTTTCAAAGGTTACTATAGTAGAATCAAAAATTGAAGGAATGACAAAAACAGAAGAAATAGAAAATTTATATGTTAAAGCAGATAAAGCCCCAGGAGAGAAATGTGAAAGATGTTGGAAATATTCTGAAGAATTAGGAAAAGATGAAGAACATCCAACGTTATGTCCAAGATGTACAGATGTTATTAATGAAGGGTAA
- the glyQ gene encoding glycine--tRNA ligase subunit alpha, translated as MTFQEMILALQKYWNSQGCIIGNPYDIETGAGTFNPNTFLMSLGPEPWNAAYVEPSRRPKDGRYGENPNRVYQHHQFQVIMKPSPDNIQDLYLESLRVLGIVPEEHDIRFVEDDWESPTLGAWGLGWEVWLDGMEITQFTYFQQVGGLELDLIPVEITYGLERLALYIQEKDSVYDLLWTDNVKYGDMRFQSELEFSRYSFEVATLESHFKWFDMYEEEALKCLDNSLVLPAYDYVLKCSHAFNVLDSRGAISTTERMSYILKVRNLAKRCAEIFVEEREKLGHPLLGTD; from the coding sequence ATGACTTTTCAAGAAATGATACTTGCTCTTCAAAAATATTGGAATAGCCAAGGATGTATAATTGGGAATCCATATGATATAGAAACAGGAGCAGGAACTTTTAATCCAAATACATTTTTAATGTCACTTGGACCAGAACCATGGAATGCAGCATATGTAGAACCTTCACGTAGACCAAAAGATGGAAGATATGGTGAAAATCCAAATAGGGTTTATCAACATCATCAATTTCAAGTAATAATGAAGCCGTCGCCAGATAATATTCAAGATTTATATTTAGAAAGTTTAAGAGTATTAGGGATTGTTCCAGAAGAACATGATATTAGATTTGTGGAAGATGACTGGGAATCGCCAACATTAGGAGCTTGGGGACTTGGATGGGAAGTATGGTTAGATGGAATGGAAATAACTCAATTTACATATTTTCAACAAGTTGGAGGATTAGAATTAGATTTAATTCCAGTAGAAATTACATACGGTTTAGAAAGGCTAGCTTTATATATTCAAGAAAAAGATAGTGTTTATGATCTTTTGTGGACAGACAATGTGAAATATGGAGATATGAGATTTCAAAGTGAACTTGAATTTTCAAGATATAGTTTTGAAGTTGCAACTTTAGAATCACATTTTAAATGGTTTGATATGTATGAAGAGGAAGCTTTAAAATGTTTAGATAATAGTTTAGTATTACCAGCATATGATTATGTTTTAAAATGTTCGCATGCTTTTAACGTGCTAGACTCGAGAGGGGCAATTAGTACAACTGAAAGAATGAGCTATATTCTAAAAGTTAGAAATTTAGCAAAAAGATGTGCTGAAATTTTTGTAGAAGAAAGGGAAAAATTAGGTCATCCTCTTTTAGGAACGGATTAA
- the glyS gene encoding glycine--tRNA ligase subunit beta — protein MEILLEIGVEELPARFLQPALKNLKNILQKDLKNSRIKFEEILTYGTPRRLILNVKGVSDMQEDLSGTSIGPSKKVAYDNLGEPTKAAIGFAKSQGIDIIDLQIVKTEKGEYIAAQKFEKGKSTLELLPEILKNTILNLNFSKSMRWGEKKLKFARPLRWILALADSKLINFEIENIKTEKLSYGHRFFGAKSFEVEDIQDYFNKLEENYVIYDIEKRKNKILESIKDKCSTVGEKVLIDDELLNEVTNLIEYPYPIIGTFNAEFLEVPQEVLIITMQTHQRYFPVLDNEGKLLPKFVLIRNGIENSENVKKGNEKVLSARLSDARFFYYEDLKKSLDENVEKLKTVVFQKDLGTIYDKIERTEEIAEQLIKALNIDDKKSDILRTIHLAKSDLVTNMISEKEYTKLQGFMGMKYAEKAGEKDTVAKGIFEHYLPRYQGDILPETTEGIIASISDKIDTIVGCFGVGLIPSGSQDPYALRRAALGIVNIILNSNLNISILDIINTSLNIYEEKNILKSDKKEIFENLKGFFKNRVINVLVDMGYRKDIVTSVVEIDFDNIYETKEKIEVLTKVSKEEDFEDIVLLIKRVKNILKDFKIVDISTELFEKEEEKELYDFAISLEERNRTNLIDKNYEKYFMDILSGKNIINNYFDNVMVMDKKEDIKNNRISLLKKLDDLFSKVAQIKDIN, from the coding sequence TTGGAAATTTTATTAGAAATTGGAGTGGAAGAATTACCAGCAAGATTTTTACAACCAGCATTAAAAAATTTAAAAAATATATTGCAAAAAGATTTAAAAAATTCAAGAATAAAATTTGAAGAGATATTAACATATGGAACGCCAAGAAGATTAATTTTAAATGTAAAAGGTGTTTCTGATATGCAAGAAGATTTAAGTGGAACAAGTATAGGACCGTCAAAAAAAGTTGCATATGATAATTTAGGTGAACCAACAAAAGCAGCAATTGGATTTGCTAAATCACAAGGAATAGATATAATTGATTTACAAATTGTAAAAACTGAAAAAGGTGAATATATTGCAGCTCAAAAATTTGAAAAAGGAAAAAGTACATTAGAGCTTTTACCAGAAATACTAAAAAATACAATACTTAATTTGAATTTTTCAAAATCTATGAGATGGGGAGAAAAAAAATTAAAATTTGCCAGACCTTTAAGATGGATATTGGCATTAGCTGATTCAAAGCTTATAAATTTTGAAATTGAAAATATAAAAACTGAAAAACTAAGTTATGGTCATAGATTTTTTGGAGCAAAATCTTTTGAAGTGGAAGATATACAAGATTATTTTAACAAATTAGAAGAAAATTATGTTATTTATGATATAGAAAAAAGAAAAAACAAAATTTTAGAAAGTATAAAAGATAAATGTTCTACTGTAGGAGAAAAAGTTTTAATTGATGATGAACTATTAAATGAAGTTACAAATTTAATAGAATATCCATATCCAATAATAGGAACATTTAATGCAGAATTTTTAGAAGTTCCACAAGAAGTTTTGATTATAACAATGCAAACTCATCAAAGATATTTTCCTGTATTGGATAATGAAGGGAAATTATTACCTAAGTTTGTATTAATTCGTAATGGAATAGAAAATTCTGAGAATGTAAAAAAAGGTAATGAAAAAGTTTTAAGTGCAAGATTGTCTGATGCGAGATTTTTCTATTATGAAGACTTGAAAAAATCATTAGATGAAAATGTAGAGAAATTAAAAACAGTTGTTTTTCAAAAAGATTTAGGAACAATTTATGATAAAATAGAAAGAACTGAAGAGATAGCAGAACAACTGATAAAAGCATTAAATATTGATGATAAAAAAAGTGATATATTAAGAACTATTCATTTAGCAAAATCTGATTTAGTTACTAATATGATTTCTGAAAAAGAATATACAAAACTTCAGGGATTTATGGGAATGAAATATGCAGAGAAAGCTGGAGAAAAAGATACAGTAGCGAAAGGTATATTTGAGCATTATTTACCAAGATATCAAGGAGATATTCTTCCTGAAACTACTGAAGGAATTATTGCATCTATTTCAGATAAGATTGATACAATAGTTGGGTGCTTTGGAGTAGGTCTTATACCAAGTGGATCACAAGATCCTTATGCATTAAGAAGAGCAGCACTGGGGATTGTAAACATAATATTAAATAGCAATTTGAATATCTCTATTTTAGATATTATAAATACTTCTTTAAATATATATGAAGAGAAAAATATATTAAAATCAGATAAAAAAGAGATTTTTGAAAATTTAAAAGGATTTTTTAAAAATAGAGTTATAAATGTACTAGTAGATATGGGATATAGAAAGGATATTGTCACATCAGTTGTAGAAATTGATTTTGATAATATTTATGAAACAAAAGAAAAAATAGAAGTTTTAACGAAAGTTTCAAAAGAAGAGGATTTTGAAGATATAGTTCTTTTGATAAAAAGAGTTAAAAATATATTAAAAGATTTTAAAATTGTAGATATTTCAACTGAACTTTTTGAAAAAGAAGAAGAAAAGGAGTTATATGATTTCGCAATATCTTTAGAAGAGAGAAATAGAACAAATTTAATAGATAAAAATTATGAAAAATATTTTATGGATATTCTTTCTGGGAAAAATATAATAAACAATTATTTTGATAATGTAATGGTTATGGATAAAAAAGAAGATATAAAAAACAATAGAATATCATTGTTAAAAAAATTAGATGATTTGTTTAGTAAAGTTGCACAAATTAAAGATATAAATTAA
- the lpxA gene encoding acyl-ACP--UDP-N-acetylglucosamine O-acyltransferase translates to MRIHPTAIIAKNAKIDESVSVGAYSVIGDSVVIKKGTKISEHVVISGDTLIGENNEIFPFASIGQAPQDLKYDGENTKLIIGNNNKIREFVTINKGTIASGKTVIGDNNLFMAYVHIAHDCIVGNNCIFANAATLGGHAEIDDYVVIGGLSGVHQFVKIGANVMIGATSAIVKDVLPYVTIKGSENPKIRGLNLIGLKRRGISNEDIKSIKEAYKMIYMGKKTLKDLLVELEEKYEGNEYIKYLINFARKSERGIYR, encoded by the coding sequence ATGAGAATACATCCAACGGCAATAATTGCCAAGAATGCTAAAATAGATGAAAGCGTAAGTGTAGGAGCATATAGTGTTATTGGTGATAGCGTTGTAATAAAAAAAGGAACTAAAATTTCAGAACATGTTGTTATCTCAGGAGATACTTTAATTGGAGAAAATAATGAAATTTTTCCTTTTGCCTCAATTGGGCAAGCTCCACAAGATTTAAAATATGATGGAGAAAATACTAAATTAATTATAGGAAATAATAATAAAATAAGAGAATTTGTAACTATTAACAAAGGAACTATTGCATCAGGAAAAACAGTTATTGGAGATAATAATCTGTTTATGGCATATGTTCATATTGCTCATGACTGTATTGTTGGAAATAATTGTATTTTTGCAAATGCTGCTACGTTAGGCGGCCATGCTGAAATTGATGATTATGTGGTTATAGGTGGTCTAAGTGGAGTTCATCAATTTGTAAAAATAGGTGCAAATGTTATGATCGGAGCTACTTCAGCAATAGTAAAAGATGTTTTACCATATGTAACAATAAAAGGTAGTGAAAATCCAAAAATTAGAGGTTTAAATTTAATTGGATTGAAAAGAAGAGGAATTAGTAATGAAGATATAAAGAGTATAAAAGAAGCTTATAAAATGATTTATATGGGTAAAAAAACTTTGAAAGATTTATTAGTTGAATTAGAAGAAAAATATGAAGGAAATGAATATATAAAATATCTAATAAATTTTGCGAGAAAATCAGAAAGGGGAATTTATAGATAA
- the fabZ gene encoding 3-hydroxyacyl-ACP dehydratase FabZ, with translation MMDVMEIMEVLPHRYPFLLVDRVLEVVPNEKIIAIKNVTINEGFFQGHFPGHPIMPGVLIVEAMAQATGALMMEKGSDKVPYFMAIENAKFRAPVRPGDQLRFECSIIKVKGKILKAKGIATVDGKKAAEATLMFSIMDK, from the coding sequence ATGATGGATGTTATGGAAATAATGGAGGTTTTGCCTCACAGATACCCTTTTTTATTAGTAGATAGGGTATTGGAAGTAGTACCAAATGAAAAAATTATTGCAATAAAAAATGTTACTATTAACGAAGGGTTTTTCCAAGGACATTTTCCTGGTCATCCAATAATGCCTGGAGTGTTAATAGTAGAAGCAATGGCTCAAGCAACAGGAGCTTTAATGATGGAAAAAGGTTCAGATAAAGTTCCTTATTTTATGGCTATTGAAAATGCAAAATTTAGAGCACCAGTAAGACCGGGGGATCAATTAAGATTTGAATGCTCTATAATAAAGGTGAAAGGAAAAATATTGAAAGCAAAAGGAATAGCTACAGTTGATGGGAAAAAAGCAGCGGAAGCAACTTTAATGTTTTCAATAATGGATAAGTAG
- the lpxC gene encoding UDP-3-O-acyl-N-acetylglucosamine deacetylase, translating into MGNKRKTIMKEVKYEGIGLHKGQNIKLRLLPAESKSGIIFRRVDVEKDNEIELKLENVFNPTRGTNIINKKGVAVYTIEHFLSALYVYGITDIFVEIDGNEMPIGDGSAFPFIELVDIAGIKEYNEDAEVIEILEPVYIAEEDKYIVGLPHGDYKITYAVNYNHSYLKSQLVEFEINKETFKNDIARARTFGFDYELEYLKSNNLALGGTLENAIVVTNDGVLNPEGLRFEDEFVRHKVLDLVGDLKILNKTIKGHIIAIKAGHALDMKFAKKLSNIIGGDTK; encoded by the coding sequence ATGGGGAATAAAAGAAAAACTATAATGAAAGAAGTTAAATATGAAGGGATAGGTCTTCATAAAGGGCAAAATATAAAATTAAGACTTTTGCCAGCAGAATCTAAATCTGGAATTATTTTCAGAAGAGTTGATGTAGAAAAAGATAATGAAATTGAATTAAAATTAGAAAATGTATTTAATCCCACAAGAGGAACAAATATTATAAATAAAAAAGGAGTGGCTGTATATACAATTGAGCATTTTTTATCAGCATTATATGTCTATGGAATAACAGATATTTTTGTGGAAATAGATGGGAATGAAATGCCAATAGGAGATGGAAGTGCATTTCCTTTTATAGAGCTAGTAGATATTGCTGGAATAAAGGAATATAATGAAGATGCGGAAGTGATAGAAATATTAGAACCGGTATATATTGCAGAAGAAGATAAATATATAGTAGGATTGCCACATGGAGATTATAAAATAACTTATGCAGTAAATTATAATCATAGTTATCTGAAATCTCAATTAGTTGAATTTGAGATAAATAAAGAAACTTTTAAAAATGATATTGCAAGAGCCAGAACTTTTGGATTTGATTATGAACTTGAGTATTTGAAATCAAATAATTTAGCATTAGGTGGGACTTTAGAAAATGCAATAGTTGTAACTAATGATGGAGTCTTAAATCCAGAAGGGTTAAGATTTGAAGATGAATTTGTTAGACATAAAGTCTTAGATTTAGTAGGAGATTTAAAAATATTAAATAAAACAATAAAAGGACATATAATAGCAATAAAAGCAGGACATGCTTTAGATATGAAATTTGCTAAAAAACTTTCAAATATAATAGGAGGAGATACAAAATGA